One Candidatus Uhrbacteria bacterium CG10_big_fil_rev_8_21_14_0_10_50_16 genomic region harbors:
- the rpmG gene encoding 50S ribosomal protein L33: protein MSQDNMIKLECTVCKNINYHSHKNKKVIKDRLELSKHCKQCRKHVMHKETK from the coding sequence ATGTCCCAAGACAACATGATCAAACTTGAGTGTACGGTGTGTAAAAACATCAATTACCACTCACACAAAAACAAGAAAGTCATTAAAGACCGACTTGAGCTCAGCAAACATTGCAAACAGTGCCGAAAGCACGTCATGCATAAAGAAACAAAATAA
- a CDS encoding TIGR00730 family Rossman fold protein, translated as MSDITWRIFRIMSEFVEGFQFLSNFSREVTVFGSARLPQENHWYQEMARLTNMLGKAGFTIITGGGPGIMEAANKGAYEAGAPSLGINIQLPSEQRTNPYVTQSRGFYYFFTRKVMLTASGQAYVYGPGGMGTMDEFFEILTLVQTKKMAPVPIVCLGREYWQPLFDWMEETMLGQFEAINKEDLSLVSIVDTAEEAFELIKCSQGRSFF; from the coding sequence ATGTCCGACATTACCTGGCGTATTTTTCGCATCATGTCCGAGTTCGTGGAAGGGTTTCAGTTTCTCTCCAACTTTTCGCGAGAGGTAACCGTCTTTGGATCCGCACGTCTTCCACAGGAAAATCACTGGTACCAGGAAATGGCACGCCTCACCAATATGCTTGGCAAGGCTGGGTTTACCATCATTACAGGCGGCGGGCCCGGCATTATGGAAGCGGCCAACAAAGGAGCTTATGAGGCAGGAGCTCCGTCACTTGGAATCAACATCCAACTCCCTTCTGAGCAACGTACCAACCCGTACGTGACACAAAGTCGCGGATTCTATTACTTCTTTACGCGCAAGGTCATGCTCACAGCGTCTGGTCAGGCTTACGTGTACGGACCGGGTGGAATGGGAACTATGGACGAGTTTTTTGAAATCCTCACACTCGTACAGACAAAAAAAATGGCACCCGTGCCGATTGTCTGTCTTGGACGCGAGTATTGGCAACCGCTCTTTGACTGGATGGAGGAGACCATGCTTGGTCAATTTGAAGCTATTAATAAAGAGGATCTCAGCCTCGTCTCCATCGTCGATACCGCAGAAGAAGCATTTGAACTCATTAAATGCTCACAGGGACGGTCCTTCTTCTAA
- a CDS encoding AAA family ATPase — translation MKKPAKKQWPTKTPIKSSLPSLRDGNGKLIKITKEFEQAYALMENSDDHVFLTGRAGTGKSTLLKYFRTQSNKKHVVLAPTGVAALNVKGQTIHSFFGFHPNINAQLVRKASRENLEFFEKLETIIIDEISMVRADLLDCVDRALRLNRNRMQEAFGGVQMIFIGDLFQLPPVVTRDDQHRFETEYASPYFFSSTVMQGTDIRVIELQHVHRQKEQSFVDLLNNVRTGSLKAADILEWNQLHSPYFDPTESSHYVVHLTTTNKMAQQRNDHELKQLPGQEWVLKAKTTGELTDRKMPSEATLKVKENARIMFTTNDPAKKWVNGSLGIIRRVQKHGLSKFPTLEVELEDGTLVDVAQYKWEVFEYQLQGGHFEETVVGSYLQYPITLAWAVTIHKAQGKTFDHVLVDIGWGAFAHGQMYVALSRCTTFKGITLLKPFRSKDVIVDQSVLTFMERANASS, via the coding sequence ATGAAAAAACCCGCAAAAAAACAGTGGCCTACAAAAACGCCCATCAAATCTTCTCTCCCTTCCCTGCGTGACGGAAATGGGAAACTCATCAAAATCACAAAAGAATTCGAGCAAGCCTATGCGCTTATGGAGAATTCCGACGATCACGTCTTTCTCACGGGACGTGCCGGCACGGGAAAATCCACTCTTCTTAAGTATTTCCGTACACAATCAAACAAAAAGCACGTTGTTCTTGCCCCAACGGGTGTGGCAGCATTGAACGTAAAGGGTCAAACCATCCATTCGTTTTTTGGCTTTCATCCCAATATCAATGCGCAGCTTGTACGAAAAGCATCCCGGGAAAATCTCGAATTCTTTGAAAAACTAGAGACCATTATTATAGACGAGATTTCCATGGTACGAGCAGATCTTTTGGACTGTGTAGACCGTGCACTTCGACTCAATCGTAACCGTATGCAAGAAGCGTTTGGAGGTGTTCAGATGATTTTTATTGGTGATCTGTTTCAACTGCCACCAGTCGTGACACGCGACGATCAACATCGCTTTGAAACCGAGTATGCGTCGCCCTACTTCTTTTCCTCCACCGTCATGCAGGGAACCGATATTCGCGTAATCGAACTTCAACACGTGCACCGGCAAAAGGAACAGTCGTTTGTAGATCTTCTTAACAACGTCCGTACAGGAAGTCTGAAGGCCGCAGATATTCTGGAATGGAATCAGCTTCACTCCCCGTATTTTGATCCAACGGAGAGCAGCCACTACGTAGTTCACCTCACCACCACCAACAAAATGGCGCAGCAGCGTAACGATCACGAACTCAAGCAGCTTCCCGGCCAAGAATGGGTCTTAAAAGCAAAAACCACGGGAGAGCTTACCGATCGCAAAATGCCATCCGAGGCCACGCTCAAGGTTAAAGAAAACGCGCGCATTATGTTTACTACCAATGACCCCGCAAAAAAGTGGGTTAATGGGTCTCTTGGCATTATTCGACGCGTTCAAAAACACGGATTAAGTAAATTTCCAACGCTGGAGGTAGAACTTGAAGACGGAACGCTTGTGGACGTTGCCCAGTACAAATGGGAGGTCTTTGAATATCAGTTGCAGGGCGGACATTTTGAGGAGACAGTTGTGGGTTCTTATTTACAGTACCCCATTACGCTTGCCTGGGCGGTTACGATTCATAAAGCACAGGGAAAAACGTTTGATCACGTACTCGTAGACATTGGCTGGGGAGCATTTGCGCATGGTCAGATGTATGTGGCGTTGAGTCGCTGCACGACATTCAAAGGAATCACCCTTCTAAAACCCTTCCGATCCAAGGACGTTATTGTCGATCAATCTGTGCTAACGTTTATGGAGCGAGCAAATGCCAGTTCATAA
- a CDS encoding two-component system response regulator — protein sequence MSTNILFVDDELIYREQYGAALAKAGFTVVFAKDGEEAIAKIQEQRPDLIVVDFVMPIISGLSLLKKIQRKRIPTIVLTNLDGQTDREDALALGVKEVCTKSEVNPTLLAEKIQRLFS from the coding sequence ATGAGCACAAACATCCTTTTTGTCGACGACGAGCTCATCTACCGCGAGCAATACGGAGCAGCCCTTGCCAAAGCTGGGTTTACCGTTGTATTTGCAAAAGATGGAGAGGAAGCAATTGCAAAAATCCAGGAGCAACGGCCAGACCTCATTGTTGTAGACTTTGTTATGCCTATTATTAGTGGATTATCCTTACTTAAGAAAATCCAGCGAAAGCGTATTCCAACGATCGTACTTACGAACCTAGATGGTCAGACGGACCGAGAAGATGCGCTTGCCCTTGGCGTCAAGGAAGTCTGCACAAAATCGGAAGTAAACCCCACATTACTCGCTGAAAAAATTCAACGACTCTTTTCCTAA